A stretch of Shewanella dokdonensis DNA encodes these proteins:
- a CDS encoding TetR/AcrR family transcriptional regulator, whose amino-acid sequence MPVCDVRVERTRARLAEAVLALAAERDINSVSVAELTRCAGVNRGTFYDHAQSPAALLTHVLASELDEVRRIGMDRLRQDGLLLRHLTRSTLQGIFQHVLKHEQIYAGPSHSTSVYALRIVLAEHIEQSTRLILSGGFAIPPMMDPHTLPLFASYLAHGVAGAVEAWLRIPAPRDEEMLLAVIEAMYPAWLAPEHAPAPSLDNA is encoded by the coding sequence ATGCCTGTTTGCGATGTTCGAGTTGAGCGAACCCGCGCCCGTCTAGCAGAAGCCGTGCTGGCTCTGGCCGCTGAACGCGATATCAACAGTGTCTCGGTTGCTGAGTTAACACGATGCGCGGGCGTGAACCGTGGCACATTCTACGACCATGCTCAGTCACCGGCGGCGCTGTTGACGCATGTGCTTGCGAGCGAGTTAGATGAAGTTCGTCGTATAGGCATGGACAGATTACGCCAGGATGGCTTACTGCTGCGTCACTTAACGCGCAGCACACTGCAAGGCATTTTCCAGCATGTGTTAAAGCATGAACAGATTTATGCGGGCCCAAGTCATTCAACTTCTGTGTACGCACTACGAATAGTGCTGGCCGAGCATATTGAACAGTCCACACGTCTGATTTTAAGTGGTGGTTTTGCTATCCCACCAATGATGGATCCACATACTCTGCCGCTATTTGCTTCTTATTTGGCTCATGGTGTTGCTGGCGCGGTGGAAGCCTGGTTACGGATCCCGGCACCCCGGGATGAAGAGATGTTGTTGGCAGTCATCGAAGCTATGTATCCGGCGTGGTTGGCACCAGAACATGCGCCAGCGCCAAGCTTGGACAATGCGTGA
- a CDS encoding NmrA family NAD(P)-binding protein yields MTEKIVVVAGASGVLGEDIANALLNKPNVQVRILTRPQSVEKLAALKDKGAEIVAIDLEQSSSEQLASALSGAFSWSQP; encoded by the coding sequence ATGACTGAGAAGATTGTAGTTGTGGCTGGCGCATCCGGAGTGCTCGGCGAAGATATTGCCAATGCTCTGCTAAACAAACCAAACGTGCAAGTACGCATATTAACTCGGCCACAGAGTGTAGAAAAGCTCGCGGCCTTGAAGGACAAAGGTGCCGAGATTGTGGCAATTGACCTTGAACAAAGCAGCAGCGAACAACTGGCATCAGCACTGTCTGGTGCCTTTTCCTGGTCTCAGCCTTAA